A genomic stretch from Candidatus Anaeroferrophillus wilburensis includes:
- a CDS encoding transposase, with amino-acid sequence MRAMIFPLRSKTIKSVTGCYPEVVLADQIYGSRENRRYLNQLDIRFAGKALGRPKKETDANRLQLREEKRRRKAEYRERIPVEGKFGQGKNGYRLNYIRARTQATSEAWIYSIFLVMNLLVLVGSFLRLLKTGLLNSYSFIKELFIRFEVALESVILSAANFQLPVTGLKS; translated from the coding sequence ATGAGGGCCATGATCTTCCCTCTCAGGTCGAAAACTATAAAAAGCGTCACGGGTTGTTACCCAGAAGTCGTTCTGGCAGATCAGATCTACGGATCGAGGGAAAATAGGCGATATCTGAACCAACTCGACATCAGGTTTGCCGGCAAAGCTTTGGGGCGTCCCAAAAAAGAAACCGATGCAAACCGATTACAACTGCGAGAAGAGAAGCGTCGCAGAAAAGCAGAATACCGGGAAAGAATTCCAGTAGAAGGCAAATTCGGCCAGGGCAAGAACGGCTACCGACTGAACTACATCAGAGCCCGAACTCAAGCAACCTCAGAAGCCTGGATCTACAGCATCTTTCTGGTGATGAACCTGCTGGTCCTGGTCGGTAGTTTTTTGCGCCTGCTGAAAACCGGCCTTTTGAACTCATATTCTTTTATCAAAGAACTGTTTATCAGGTTTGAAGTGGCTTTGGAGTCTGTCATCCTGTCAGCGGCAAATTTTCAGCTCCCAGTAACTGGTTTGAAGTCCTGA
- a CDS encoding transposase, which produces MSSGRGRPSKPARLVIGAVIIKHKLCLSDEETIDQIRENPYLQYFVGFSSFQTEAPFVPSLFVEIRRRMGKELFEQFNQSIVDLLETKNRTKIKPANH; this is translated from the coding sequence ATGAGTTCCGGGAGGGGCCGACCCTCCAAACCGGCGCGGCTGGTTATTGGCGCCGTCATCATTAAACATAAGCTTTGTTTGAGTGATGAGGAGACCATTGATCAGATTCGGGAAAATCCATATCTGCAGTACTTTGTTGGCTTCAGCAGTTTTCAAACCGAAGCCCCGTTTGTTCCATCCCTGTTCGTTGAGATTCGCCGACGAATGGGGAAAGAGCTGTTTGAGCAGTTCAATCAGTCCATTGTTGATCTTTTGGAAACCAAAAACAGAACAAAAATCAAACCAGCGAATCACTGA